agtttctttgttacAGTAAATATGCTATCTTAATacaatatcaataaataaaaatatgttattttattttttgctaatGCTTTCGGAGCACTCTCGACGGACAAAGACAAGCTGACAAACACCTATTCCGCCTCGATCCTCGGACAAATGTTCAGCactgttgttttgaaattggcGGGTTCCTTGCTTGAAGCAAAACCTTCTTCCAAACAAACCCTAGGAAGCCACAAGCACACTCTATCTCTCGCATGCAAGGCTCGGATATGAGGGCTCTGAGAATCTTCTACCCCTACAAGCACTTCCTCAATCCCTCCCTCCCCAAATCCCTCTCTATTCCCCGCCATGTCCACTCCGTTTTTCCTCTCGCCGCGGAACAATCCAGTACCCTATCCGATCCCGAACCCGAACCCACCGGAACTGCCCCTCGCGTTTGGTCTACTTACAGTAACGACCGGAATGGGGGTCAGAAGAAGCCTACTGGGGTGCTCGTGGACATAGCTCGGAGTaagaaaaaagggaaggaaaaagtttCCTGGGTATGCACCGATTGCGGGCACTCCGATGGGCAGTGGTGGGGCTCGTGCCGCCAGTGCAACACCGTCGGTACGCTTAAGCGGTTTTCTGAAGGGGAGTCTGAGGCTTCGGTTTCGGAGGCTGCATCGCGGTTGTGGCTTCCACAGCAAACCGGAGACGTGCGGCCGTTGCGGTTGACGGATGTGAACAGAGGGATTAATCAGCTGAAATGGCGAATTCCGCTGTAAGCTCTATTTGGATTCTAAGAAAGTATTTAATTTCCTGACAAAAATGTGTGGTCACCTTGgtgtaaattgaaaaattaaagcgAGATAGAGTTGAGTATgaggtttttgttttaattactTAGAACTAGGAATCAATCACTTGTATTGGCTCTGGTTCTGtagtcttttatttttgataagtcacttgctcttttttttttattattattttttaatggtggagtgtatatttccttaaaaatatatgagttcGTTTCTGTGATTGATACTTAGGTATGGACCTTTCGGAGAAGAAGTCTCTAGGGTGCTCGGTGGTGGTCTTGTACCCGGTTTGTCTcgatttttctctatttttattattacaaatgaCTTTGAGATCATTCTGCTTTGgttctctctcctttctttgtGTGAGAAGAGCTTTGTCCGCTAAAAGTGGATCATTGCTTTTGTTCCCTCTACTGTATGCCATCCACCCAATATGGGACTTGGCAAGGCTTTGCAAAGTGGATACATTGAAGTCCCAGATCTAGTGTTCTATTATCCAACTTTTTTAACTTGTTTATTAAAATATGCATTTCCATATCTAAATTTCAGTTAGCAAACTTTAGAAATACCAGGCACACCATTTCTAAAAGCGAAAAATCACATGTGGCAATGCTTGTGATTTTGGTTTGAACACAGAAATCCATTCTTGGAGATTTGTCTTGTCTTGCTTTGTAGAATTACCGTCTGATGGCTACTtacttataaacaaaaaaaaaccatctGATGGCTAATTTTGGTTTTTCCGTTAAAAGGAGCAGTTTATATACAAGcccacctataaaaaaaatagtttatacgCAAGCCTGTTGCATGGTTATTTGGCGCCAACATGAAATCCTGCTTTTCTATCTTCTGGTCTGtgataaaatatttgtcatttaTAAAGTCTTTTAGATAACTTAGTTCTTGCTCTTTGTGAAATAGAAATTTCAGTGCTTATTTTAgctgtgtttttctttttggttttgaagGTTCTTTGGTTTTAGTTGGTGGTGATCCTGGTGTTGGCAAGAGTACACTCTTGTTGCAGGTATACATTTTGTTTTAAGGATCAATTTTCATCTTAATAGCTTTACATTGTAGTTATACTTGTgagtatttcttttctttcataaatttgCCAAGGGTACCGGATTTttccataccattggtttcaccTGTAGTCATCTTTTCTCGTTAAAAATTCTGATTTCACTTCTTACTTTTGATTGGAAGATTGCTGCATTAATAGCTGAAGGGCATGATCTTGGTCGACCAGCACCAGTTGTGTACGTTTCTGGTGAAGAGGTCATTTTCTGCATTCTAATTCTTGTTAGGCatattcttgtatttttaataaagcacATGAAAGTGAAATCATAATGGTTGATAGGAATTTTTAGTGATAGCTATTCTGAAAAGCTTAATTTTGTTATATCTAGTTGAAATAAGGGAAGTTTCTAACTATTGCTTTAATTTTTGCTCCATTTAGTTGGGGGGAATGTGGCTTGAAATGTTCCAAAACGGAGCTTAACTTTGCTTATTCTGGAATAGTTCCCATAAGCTTTTGGTGTGTAGACTCTGAACTCTTCAGCGAGTGTAACAAAAAAGTGGAATTTGTGATTTCACCATCTTTGTGTTGCACGATATTTTCACTCCCTTAGAAGTTAGTTACTTTGTTTGTTGCAAGTTTCAAACTGTTGTTTCTTCCCTATGCAGAGTGTGGAGCAAATTGGAAACAGAGCTGATCGAATGACGATTGGAGGAGATGAACTTTTCTTATATTCTGGTACCAATGTTGAGGTGCGTGATTCTGGACTTGACAGTTTTAgttataatgtatttttaatgattGCTTTGATCTCTGCTTATCATGTTACACTTACTTATATTGtgtttatataattaacttatttttGCTCAATTTGAAAATTGTCTTGCAATATTTGTTAGTCACATGTTGATGTGCTTGGTTGTTGGCTCCTTTGTGTCTCTGGTTGTTTTTCTCTAACTTCTGTCATTGTTTGTATATTGGACCGTCATAGTGTGTGTTGTGTATGGTGTGGACATGCATGCGTGCTTCCTTACAACTCTTACTTTTAAGTATCAAGTTCTATATATTCGGTTTCTCATTTGGTAATTAGGTGATGTGCCCTAGAAGATATGAGCATTTTGTTgcagcaaaagaaaaacaattacaaTAGCCAATATACACAATTATATTAGTAAataaatgtttaaagaaaacACTGATGCATGCCAGATACTCGTGTTTCAAGATATAGGGATCTATATGTAGTATGTTATGCTTAGAAACTCCTAGTAGTAAATCCTTGTCAAGTGCTTTTCTAATTAATGGTGACCGAATCTGGACTTTCGTTAGATGTATGCTAGGGCTCTCACACAAGGACCCAATATTCATTTCCCGTGGAGGAGGCTTTGGAGAGATAAGGCGCCCCCCAAAGCAGCTTTTATTGTGTGGACAGCCTCAttggggaagattctcacaACTGATAACCTGAGGAAACAAAGGGTAATCattgcagattggtgttgtatgtgtagagAAGAGGGCGAGTCTGTAAATCATcttttacttcattgtgagacaGCTAGGGTATTATGGTATGAGGTGTTCAGTAGATTAAacttggcttgggttatgccggaGACGGTGGTGGCAATGCTGGCCAGCTGGACAAATGTAGGAGGTGTTCAACAGATTAaagctgtttggaagatgatccctatatgcattatgtggtgtttgtggcaggAGCACAATGACCAGATGTTTAAAGACAAGGAGAAATCGCTGGAGGAgcttaaagttttattttttagaacactATGTACAtgggccattgctgttgatttcaatggcatggacctacatgattttcttctctATAATGCGCATACCTAGCCTAGGGGCTGCTTTTTGTATTCTTTTCTAGAATTCTGTACATGGCTTTGcccattctttgatcaatataatttgtttacttatcaaaaaaaaaaaaaaaaaaagatttatgcTAAAATAATTGCTGTTTTTGCCTTCCTTCAGGATATATTGAACAAAATTCAGCCTCTCTCCCCTCGGGTTCTTATTGTTGATTCAATTCAAACAGTTTATTTGAACGGAGTGGCTGGAAGCGCTGGAGGGTTCTCACAGGTTAGAATGTTACTCTTATACTCTACCAGAAAGGGAAAAAAGTCTGGTTTTAGCTTAAGATGTTTGATATTTATGATCTGCTTCTGAAAATGCTTACCATGGCacaattttgtttgaatatctTATGTGTACATGGTAATGTTTACACCTAAGGCATTTCTTCCATGCATTTAAATTCGCTTATTGGTCTCGTTAACAACCCAAAAGGTGTTCGATATAAAATtggtttctttttctgtttatgtgctcattttttttttctcagtttgTAAACATATAGGCTCGCTTTGTAccagaataatatttttactggCCATTAAGTGCacattttttatgtgattttatatGTGGGTTTCTGGACAGTATGTGCATGCTGATACTGTTCTGATCTGTGACAGGTGAAGGAATGCACATCAGCATTGCTATGTTTTGCTAAGAAGACTAAAATCCCTGTTCTTTTGGTGAGGATACGTCGTCTAAAATCTGACCGTGTCTGTTTATATTGTTCCTTATTTCATAACTTGATATACatttgttacttataaaaaaaggacTTACATTTGCTGAATACTAGGACTTCTTTCCATTAATGCAGTTagatttaggccttgtttgttttcacagttcatctcaattcttctcatctaatcattacaatttttccaaattcccacacaaaataaaataaacatttcgactttttcaaatctcaaaacaaaaataatattaaaaaatatattctaacaatattttattcaactttttaactttaatcttaactcatctcatctcatttgcgaaaacaaacgaggcattaATATGTCTATAATACTAGTTCTGCCCCTTTTGGTACTctagaataagaaaataaaccGAACTTTTGAATTCTTGGGATACAtgttatctttatttttcacaTCTAGGTTGAAAGTTTAAAGCACATCAGTTCAATGTTTCTGTTAAATCCTTCAAGTTGCATTTTACCGGTTGCTGCAATCGAAGTTTCTTTTGGCTTGTATAGTGCTTTGAAATGGccattttttgttgttttgaatgATAAGTGCTTCATAATGGACTGGAAGTTAGCAAGATAATTTGTGTGGGTGCTAATGATTTAGTGTTACCATTTGAAGTGAACCCCTCTCTATTTGAGGCCAGAATAATTGTAATAAGAAGACAGCTTTAAATGTTAATATTCACATCATGTTTGTAATCATCTCCTGGTTCTTGTGTTCTTTGACTCTGTCTTGCCAGTTATCAGCTCCTATGTCCTAGTatgaattaaaaattatatatgcaacCCTGaatataaccttttttttaaaagaacacagagaggggagagagagagagagagagagagagagaggagtaaTTTTCTCAAGTGTTCAACTTTCTTACTTGTCTTCCTGACTTTTATACAAGCATTTTAAGTGTACCTTCTTTCAGTATGATCAGTTGATAATAATTTCAATTGCGGCTGCTggtaggggagagagagagagagagagagagagagagagagagagagagagagagagagagagagagagagagagagaggagtaaTTTTCTCAAGTGTTCAACTTTCTTACTTGTCGTCCTGACTTTTACACAAGCATTTTAAGTGTAACTTCTTTCAGTATGATCAGTTGATAATAATTTCAATTGCGGCCGCTGGTAGGATGTATAGATCTTTCTTGAAATATCGTCTACCAATTTGTTTACATTTCAACTTCCATGATTATTGAGTtttactcttatttttgctCTTCTTGTTGTGCCTTTCAGATTGGACATGTGACAAAATCGGGAGAGATAGCAGGGCCTCGTGTCTTGGAGCACATTGTTGATGTTGTTTTATATATGGAAGTTGGTACCTTgttaccttttcttttcctggATAGTTGGTAAAGCTGGTACTTGGTCACATTTTAGTctgcctttttattttcttttatcagcATGTAGTCtaggtttgggtccttttgatcCGGCATCATTAAATTCGAAGCACACCCATACTTATCCAAGACTTCATCAAGTTAGCTTGTTGAAGATAAGATATTCCTTACATTGGCAGGCATCatgacttttattttattgtcagCCGAGTGGCTTTTGTCATATATCGTGAATGGATTGCACAATTATGCCTGAAATTGATTGCGCATATTATGGTTATGATGCCAGAAACTGACCACTGATATCTTACATAAATGTTTAGGGGGAGAGGTATTCATCACATCGTTTGCTTCGGTCTGTGAAGAACCGTTTTGGATCCACTGATGAGGTATTTCATGGGTATATGCTATTGCTTCAATCCTATTTACTATATGcattatacataattataattttgtcaaattcTCTTTCTTTGAGCTCCAACTTGACATTTTCGTTGCATTGTACTCAAATATTAAATGCAGAACTGTGAAGCATTAACTTTATTGTCATATTGTCCTTCTATCCTAATCTTAACCTCTGTTGGTTGGTAGTTTTGATTGTGATGATTGTTATGACatcaaaaaaactattttaggTTCAACTTTGTGTCTGAAGATATTCTTAATGTATTTttactcttataaaaaaagtattcgAGTCCATCTCCCATGATCCAGCATCTTcaagtcataaaaaaatattttgaattggTAATATGGTAAtgaagtttaattttaaatcctGTCTTACAGATCTCTGTGCAATCTAAATGGATGATTATCTCTTACTTCCTGAAGTTTTTTTCCCAGAGTGTAATGTTTATATTGCTCTCTGCAATTGTGCATTTTTTGAGCCATGAAGTGTTTTAGAATAGGGCCAAAGGTTGAATATTATCGTCATTTTTCTGAATTGTATTTGCCTACAAATCGATCAGAGTTCCTTACTCATTACTAAATATAACaattggaaaaatgttttattctatCCGTGCTGATGGTAGGCTTAACTCTTGCTCTCAGCTTGGAGTACTTGAAATGTCACAGTCAGGGTTGCAAGCCGTTTCGAACCCCAGTGAGATGTTTTTAAGTGAGCAATACTCAGATTCAGACTTCTTAGCTGGACTAGCTGTTGCTGTAATTATGGATGGATCTCGAACTTTCCTTATTGAAATTCAGGTAGCTATTCtgtagttattttattttttttgaatccTTTGTTGCATTGTGCAATTGACTGCATCTTTCTGTGATATTGGAGTATTTACTttttgagggttttttttttttattttatattttttatattaggaCTTCCTTTTTGACGAATCTGGAGAGTTTAATGATATGGATTGATAATGGTACTGGGGAACTCTTTTTATGCTTGTCTGTGGATTATTGATGCTGGAGTTATATATGAAATCTACAGATTTCTTTAGTTATATGTGTCTTAGACGTTTACTGCAGTGTGTTGCCTTCCAAATCCATTATTTCATGGTTGTCATAGGGAACACATTTTACACTCCTTAGATTTAATCCTTATGCTGTCATGGCTTCAAAACTATTTAACACTGTAAATAGGTGTTACTTTATTCTAGGTGTGCCTTTGGGTCGGAACAATATTATGGTGTGAAGGCCCTTTGATTTCCCTCTGAAACAGAGGTTTTGAATTTTATCAGGATTAAACCTTGGagcaaccatatatatatatattttttgatgtcggggaacctctccaaggcaaggcccttcggacccacccttGCAGAGCAAACCCTGGTCCCGTGTACCGCATTCTTgaaagtttccctacacggaatTGATTAAATCGTTGGCTTTTCACCTGGGGGTGTGGtcccaaatgattgtttgcacccatgaggtgttgaaccttggaccttgaagggagtgataccccaagaccaaggccttcaccacttgggccaaccccttggggttagCAACCATATTTTTAATCATGGTTAGTCACTAATCTTTGGTGTTCATTGCATTAGCCTCATCCCGTGTGACATTAGTAGGTCCCTCTTTGTGTAAATACTAAACAAGATGGTGAAGTTTTCAGTGAAACTCTGGAAGGTCGATGAAGATTCCCAAGTTATATAGGTGAACCGTGAATGTTatgggggttttttttttttggtaaatattGAAGCGCTTACAAGGACATTTTGAACCATATTCATTATGAAGAGAAAATTTTCGAAGCACCTTTTTACACTCTTAATTGCTTGACATCTACACTTCATTTGTCTGAAAAATACTgacttttgaatatttgtgtagGCATTATGTGCATCTGGGTCGATTGATTCAAGGCAAGTTAATGGCATTCAAGCAAGCAGAGCTGACATGATCATTTCTGTAAGTAAGCTGAAGTTCTTTTAACACTTCATGCTCGTGCAATCATTGCTATGTGGgtctttattctttttatattcaatatttCACCAAAATCCCCTTGAATGCTGAGTAATAATTAAGTTGAGAGAATAACTTAGAACCGGTTCGTCTGtcttattataaaaaacaaCCCACCAATAAGTGATCGCCACGTAGGCAGTCCATTGAAAAACATCAAAAGCCCTCATCTCCTTTGCTCAAACCCCTCATCCCTGTCTCCTTCGCTCAAACCCTTCATAGCCTCCAGCGTCGCAGCCCCTCAAAGCCTCGGACCCGTCGAAGCCCCTCGAAGCCTCCAGCCTTTCGCAGCCCCCCTCTCAAAGCCTCCAGCCCGTCGCAACCCCTCGAAGCCTCCAGCCGGTTGTTTGTGGTGCCGTACGTCGCCTCCCATTCCAAGACGTCGACGTCTTGATAACCATCAAAAGCAATTATGTCCTctaattcattttttctcaaaacaggTATTTCTATGTGCGTTGATTCCCTTTCAATTCAATTTGATCCCAATCCTCTTTCCTTCAAGACACAAGttcatgtgaatctcatatgCTCTACTCATTCAAGAGCCGTGTTCTCCTAAACGTGCCGCTTTTGTTCTTTGTATAATGTATGTGATTATTGTTTCAACTTCTTTTCTTGGGCTGCGATCAAACCTGGCTCTTCGAGTTGCTGGTTGTTCatgatttaattctttattgtgtaattttttattatcgaGGTGAAACTTAGTGCTTGGGTTCTCTGCCATTGGATGGTGGGTGCGGCGGAGATAGTGGAAACTGGTGGCCGACGGAACTGTTGGGGCTTTGACTGAGGGCACTGGAGTGGGGCGTTCGACGGATCTAAGTTTGTGAAGGGGGCGTTCCTTCGACCGGGTTGAGTTTCAAGAGATGTTTTGGCAGGGGCGTTCGACTGGGGCGTTTGGGAATGTGATGATCCTCATGTTAATTGTGTTGAATCGCTGATGTGGCAGCGTACAATTGGTGGTTGATATTCCCTTAAAAACAGCCGGACCTCTCCAAAGTGGCTCGCTCTGTTAAGTTGAAGGTCCTTTGAGCTATAAAATCCACCttatcaaattttagttttcaaaTGCTCAGTGTCACCCTGCTGTTCTAGTCTCACAATACCAAGCTTCGCAGGTTCTGCTTTGTTCCTGTTATCTCAATGATATGTTGAACCTGGTAGCTGCATTCAGCAATCAGATTAGTCCAACCTTTGATTTGTTTATACGATCAAATAGGCCAAAGTGGTTGTCCATCTCCTGACCCTTGGAAAACTAGGAACATAAAGTGGGATTACGATGGCCatgataaatttttaaactatacaaattgaagaagaaaatttttattgctattttttcagaaattagAGGAAGATTTAAAACATCCTGTACTGCAAGAAGAGATACGACAAGACCGGAACCTTCAATCCTTCTTTCTAAACTGGGGTGCCCGTTTGGCCGTTTCCATCACTTTGAATCTGAGGAATGAGATCTTTCCtcaaatctaagaaaaactGTTTGGCTCAACTTTCATATAATTtgaaaatcccaaaaaaaaaaaagtggttcttatgtttcttaaaatatattttatcgcATATTTTTAAGCAACCAGAGAGTGGGGCCCAATTTGTGAACTGAGCATATTGAGTCTCTTAAATTGTAGGTTCTTATGAAGCAAGCTGGTCTAAAGCTTCAAGAACATGTAAGTTGCGTCTTCCATAGTACTTATGCTTTGCAATTAAGTTTTCTTCTCTGTATTTGTGGCTTATAATTGGCTTCCGTCAATTaagtttaaaatgtttaaagttcTTTCAGGATTTTGGCTTAgaaatggaagagagagagagtagtaaAATCTTCCAAATGCTCCAAGGATGTTGAAAAAAGCGAAAACCTTGAtttgttttaaagaaattaatgtGGAACTATTTTTCTAAGTTTATGAAGTGAGATGAGGGAAACACATCATGATTTTAGgaatggtttggattcaaagatgagttgagatgatttgtgaatagtagaataaaagttgaattagttattatattttgtgtggaaatttggtaaagttgtttgagatttgaaaaagttgaattgtttattatattttatgtggaaatttgggaaagttgtaatgataagatgagatgagtttgaatTCAAATGAGGCGCTGTCATCTTTATCACCAATAGTACACTAATGTGAGAAGGCACGGTAGCTTGTAGCAGATTTTTCAATGAAACTATTTGAATCTTGATCGATTGTCAAATTTGGCACATGGTTCTAAGATGCTAGTCTCCTAGATGAGTCAGATGTAATGGATATTGGGGGTATATAGGACAAAAGAATCCATAAAGAATCTTGTCTATGGAATaacttaaaagtaattttaaaatggCATAAATTTAAATTCGTTGTAACAGTATCAGACTATGGATATTGtcaattgtgattttttttttttctatattttatgtgtttgtCTATAACTTAATTGTAAAAGCtgttttattataattttacataataaaacagatgatgcagCTAATGGTGATAATTAGTGCAAAGAAATATGTTAAACCTGTTATGCTAtctttaaagaaattttaaggACCTACTTGGCCCATTATTGGTCTTTTTTCTTCatctagttatatatatatatatatatatatatatatatatatatatatatttataagaagatattttattgatattgaaattCTTCATCCAGTTATATTACAAATGGTACTTTCAATTGCTAGATTTTATTGTCTGCTGTACCTGTGTTCATTTTACTTCTGATTCCCTAgttcttttctattttggtgGGGGGTCTTTTTTGATAGGCAATCTTCTTAAATGTTGTGAGCGGGGTGAAACTGACTGAAACTGCTGGTGATCTTGCAATAGCGGCAGCAATTTGCAGCAGGCATGTGTTTTATGATCTAGTTCACCTTGTTAcctttttacaactattatacTCTATATCTTGTAAAGTATATATGGGGCTTTACATACTTTATGATAATTTTCgtagaatttttcaaacattCCACAGCTGATATAACATGTTTTCAAAGCATTACCAGCTTTGAAAGGTGTGGaaaggatttttctttttctctccttggAGTTGACTTCACGTGTTTGTGTTGTCCCGTCTTCAGTTTTTTGGAGTTTCCCATTCCCAACAGTACTGCATTCATTGGTGAAGTTGGCCTTGGTGGTGAGCTTCGCACGGTAAGCAGATATTTGATTATCCTTTTCCAGTTATGGAAGCTTCTTTACATTCCATTAGTGGTATTGTTACTTTCAGTGCTTAACatagctttcatgcataaatttCCTATGCCCAACCTCTgccattcccttttttttttttttttttttttttgctgctgCACTACtggaaaataaattacataaggCAGGGAAAGTATTATTTACTGAAGTGAGTAAGTTTGGCAAAGCCAACCCCCaaggttggctcaagtggtaaaggccttggtcttggcagtatgctccctcca
Above is a genomic segment from Juglans microcarpa x Juglans regia isolate MS1-56 chromosome 1D, Jm3101_v1.0, whole genome shotgun sequence containing:
- the LOC121259058 gene encoding DNA repair protein RadA isoform X2, whose translation is MQGSDMRALRIFYPYKHFLNPSLPKSLSIPRHVHSVFPLAAEQSSTLSDPEPEPTGTAPRVWSTYSNDRNGGQKKPTGVLVDIARSKKKGKEKVSWVCTDCGHSDGQWWGSCRQCNTVGTLKRFSEGESEASVSEAASRLWLPQQTGDVRPLRLTDVNRGINQLKWRIPLYGPFGEEVSRVLGGGLVPGSLVLVGGDPGVGKSTLLLQIAALIAEGHDLGRPAPVVYVSGEESVEQIGNRADRMTIGGDELFLYSGTNVEDILNKIQPLSPRVLIVDSIQTVYLNGVAGSAGGFSQVKECTSALLCFAKKTKIPVLLIGHVTKSGEIAGPRVLEHIVDVVLYMEGERYSSHRLLRSVKNRFGSTDELGVLEMSQSGLQAVSNPSEMFLSEQYSDSDFLAGLAVAVIMDGSRTFLIEIQALCASGSIDSRQVNGIQASRADMIISVLMKQAGLKLQEHAIFLNVVSGVKLTETAGDLAIAAAICSSFLEFPIPNSTAFIGEVGLGGELRTVTRMEKRVNTVAKLGYKICIVPQSAVESLGSQGFEGMEVIGCRNLKEVINSVFRTH
- the LOC121259058 gene encoding DNA repair protein RadA isoform X3, with the protein product MQGSDMRALRIFYPYKHFLNPSLPKSLSIPRHVHSVFPLAAEQSSTLSDPEPEPTGTAPRVWSTYSNDRNGGQKKPTGVLVDIARSKKKGKEKVSWVCTDCGHSDGQWWGSCRQCNTVGTLKRFSEGESEASVSEAASRLWLPQQTGDVRPLRLTDVNRGINQLKWRIPLYGPFGEEVSRVLGGGLVPGSLVLVGGDPGVGKSTLLLQIAALIAEGHDLGRPAPVVYVSGEESVEQIGNRADRMTIGGDELFLYSGTNVEDILNKIQPLSPRVLIVDSIQTVYLNGVAGSAGGFSQVKECTSALLCFAKKTKIPVLLVRIGHVTKSGEIAGPRVLEHIVDVVLYMEGERYSSHRLLRSVKNRFGSTDELGVLEMSQSGLQAVSNPSEMFLSEQYSDSDFLAGLAVAVIMDGSRTFLIEIQALCASGSIDSRQVNGIQASRADMIISVLMKQAGLKLQEHAIFLNVVSGVKLTETAGDLAIAAAICSRHVFYDLVHLVTFLQLYNMFSKHYQL
- the LOC121259058 gene encoding DNA repair protein RadA isoform X1, translating into MQGSDMRALRIFYPYKHFLNPSLPKSLSIPRHVHSVFPLAAEQSSTLSDPEPEPTGTAPRVWSTYSNDRNGGQKKPTGVLVDIARSKKKGKEKVSWVCTDCGHSDGQWWGSCRQCNTVGTLKRFSEGESEASVSEAASRLWLPQQTGDVRPLRLTDVNRGINQLKWRIPLYGPFGEEVSRVLGGGLVPGSLVLVGGDPGVGKSTLLLQIAALIAEGHDLGRPAPVVYVSGEESVEQIGNRADRMTIGGDELFLYSGTNVEDILNKIQPLSPRVLIVDSIQTVYLNGVAGSAGGFSQVKECTSALLCFAKKTKIPVLLVRIGHVTKSGEIAGPRVLEHIVDVVLYMEGERYSSHRLLRSVKNRFGSTDELGVLEMSQSGLQAVSNPSEMFLSEQYSDSDFLAGLAVAVIMDGSRTFLIEIQALCASGSIDSRQVNGIQASRADMIISVLMKQAGLKLQEHAIFLNVVSGVKLTETAGDLAIAAAICSSFLEFPIPNSTAFIGEVGLGGELRTVTRMEKRVNTVAKLGYKICIVPQSAVESLGSQGFEGMEVIGCRNLKEVINSVFRTH